The genomic interval GGTGCAGTCGAAACTCTCGGTGCAAAAGCGACAGTTGATCGAGCCGCAGGTCTGGTTGAATTAGTGTATGACGACAGTGAAATCTCATTGGATGCCATTGTCGAAACGATTGAGAAACAGGGCTACGATGTCGTGAAATAAAAAAGTCACATAGATAAGATGGTAATACAACAGAAGAATAGGTGATGATCATGAGCAGTTCTAATCAAGCAGTATCAAACCAACAAGCCACACTACAAATCACTGGCATGACTTGCGCAGCATGTGCGAGCCGTATAGAGAAAGGTCTGAATAAGCTGGAAGGCGTTGCACAAGCAAACGTGAACTTCGCCATGGAGCAAGCATCCGTCAACTTTGACCCTTCTCAAGTGAACATGTCCCAATTGGAACAGAAAATTCAAGCCTTGGGATACGGTACGGTAAAGGAGTCCATTGACTTCGATATTGTAGGCATGACCTGCGCAGCGTGCGCCACGCGCATCGAGAAGGGCCTTAACAAAATGAGCGGCGTAAAAGCGACGGTAAACTTAGCTTTGGAGACGGCGCATGTGGAATTTATTCCATCCATGACAAGTGCTGCGGATATGATCAAGAAAGTCGAACAGATCGGCTATAAAGCTAAACCAAAGAACGAGCAGACGAGTGAAAGCGATCATAAGAAAAAAGAAGTCCGCAGCCTGCAGATCCGGTTGATTGTATCAGCTATTCTCTCTTTGCCGCTTCTCTGGGCTATGGTTGGGCATTTCTCCTTTACGTCATGGATATGGGTGCCTGAGATTTTCATGAATCCATGGTTCCAATTGATATTGGCTACCCCAGTACAGTTCATTATTGGCAGCCGATTCTATGTCGGAGCCTACAAGGCGCTGCGCAATGGCAGTGCGAATATGGATGTATTGGTAGCGCTCGGCACATCTGCCGCCTACTTCTATAGTGTTTACTTAACCATCGAATCAATAAATGCATCCGCACATCATCAGGTTGAGATGTATTATGAGACGAGTGCCGTGCTGATTACGTTAATATTGCTGGGTAAATTATTCGAAACGCTGGCGAAAGGCCGATCTTCCGAAGCGATTAAAGCATTGATGGGCTTACAAGCCAAGTCGGCTATCGTCATACGGGATGGTCAGGAAGTTAGTATTCCAATAGAAGACGTAGTAACTGGAGATGTATTCCTAGTTAAACCCGGCGAGAAAGTGCCAGTCGATGGTGTAGTGCTTGAAGGGTTATCGGCAGTTGATGAATCGATGTTAACCGGTGAAAGTATCCCGGTAGATAAGCAGACAGGAGATCAAGTCATTGGAGCAACGCTGAACAAAAACGGCGTGCTTAAAGTTAGAGCGACTAAAGTCGGCAAAGAAACGGCGCTTTCCCAAATCATCAAAGTCGTAGAGGAAGCGCAAGGCTCGAAAGCGCCGATTCAAAGGGTAGCCGACGTGATCTCGGGAATCTTCGTCCCGATCGTTGTAGGGATCGCAATCGTCACTTTCTTGATCTGGTACTTCGCTGTTGATGCAGGCAATTTCGCAGAGGCGTTGGAGAAGGCAATTGCCGTTCTGGTTATAGCATGCCCGTGTGCGCTAGGTCTTGCTACGCCAACATCGATTATGGCCGGTTCGGGTCGATCCGCTGAACTCGGTATTTTGTTCAAAGGCGGCGAGCATTTAGAATCCACGCATCGCATTAACACTATTATATTGGATAAAACGGGAACGGTAACGAAAGGCAAGCCGGAATTGACGGATGTACGGATTGAGCAAGGCTATAATCGGGAGCAGCTCTTGTCCTGGATTGCTGCAGCGGAGAAAAATTCGGAGCATCCGCTAGCGGAAGCGATTGTGGCTGGCATTCAAGAGCAAGGTATTTCTCTCCCATCGACAGATTCCTTTCAAGCGATACCTGGGTTTGGCATTGAAGCTACAGTTCAAGGGAACGAATTGCTAATAGGAACCCGAAAGTTATTGGCGAAAGCTAACGTGAACGCGGAGTCCGCTTTTGAGGAAATGAGCCGACTGGAGTCGGTTGGAAAAACAGCGATGCTGGTTGCGGTTAACGGGAAGTACGCTGGTATGGTAGCCGTAGCGGACACGATTAAAGATACGTCAAAGCAGGCAGTTGCCAGATTAAAGCAGCTCGGTTTGGAAGTCGTGATGATGACAGGCGACAATGAACGTACGGCGAAAGCCATAGCGAGTCAAGTTGGAATTGACCATGTGCTGGCGGAAGTGCTGCCGGATGGTAAAGCCAACGAGGTCAAGAGATTGCAAGAAAGCGGTAAGAAGGTCGCGATGGTTGGAGATGGAATTAACGATGCGCCGGCATTGGCAATTGCGGATATCGGGATGGCGATCGGAACGGGAACCGACGTGGCCATGGAGGCCGCGGATGTTACTTTAATGCGCGGGGACTTGAACAGTATTCCGGACGCGATCTCGATGAGTAAGAAAACGATGGTAAACATTAAGCAAAACTTGTTCTGGGCGCTTGCTTATAATGTCATCGGGATCCCGATTGCAGCGCTTGGATTCCTTGCACCCTGGCTCGCCGGAGCAGCTATGGCTTTAAGCTCCGTCTCTGTCGTGCTGAATGCGCTTCGTCTACAAAGGGCAAAAGTATAAAGTTATTCAGATCATGGAGGCTAAAATGAAACGAATTTATTTGATCGGATTGCTAGCTGTACTCGTTCTTGTTGCTGCTTGCGGAAAACAGAATAAACAAGAAACAGATAATCATGGTGCTCATGGCGGCAATTCTCAAGCGGCATCAAGCGCCGGAGAGCACGGAGCTCACGGAGAAGAACATGCTGGCGAGACGAAGAAGCTTGAGACCAATGCTGTTTGGAAATGGTCTGAAGAAACGCCGAAATCTGGAGAGAACACCGTAATAACCGTACAAATTCAAGATACGGACGGAAAGGCCATCGAGGCATTTGATATAAATCACGAGAAGAAGCTTCATCTCATCGCAGTCAGCAAAGATTTATCTTTTTTTGACCACATCCATCCGGAGTACAAAGGGAATGGGCAATTCGAAATCACGGCATCGTTCCCTTCTGGTGGAGATTATAAGTTATTCGCCGACTATATTCCTACCGGCGGCTCCGCCACAACGAAGTCCGAATGGATTAAGGTAGAAGGGCTAGCCGCTGAACAAGTACCGATTAAACCATCGGATGAACATTCCGTGATCCTGGACGGGGTAGAAATCACACTCGAAAACAATCATTCGGAAGCCGGCAAAGAAATAGAGTTAAACTTCAAACTTACGGATGCGAAGTCCAAAGAACCGATAACGGATCTAGAGCCTTACCTAGGCGCAGTTGGGCACGTTGTAATTCTAAGCGAAGATACAGAGCAGTATTTGCATGTACACCCGATGGAGGAAAAAGCGAAAGGCCCGGATGCGAAATTCATGACGACTTTCCCGAGTGCCGGTGTATATAAGATTTGGGGGCAATTTCAACGAAACGGTAAAACGTTTATCAGTCCTTTTGTAGTTGAAGTGAAATAAACTAATCTTAAGTCCGCGTAAAAACGCGGGCTTTTTTTAGTTATTGGACAATGTTCCTGTCATCTGACACAAATAGGCTATGGTATAGTAAGGGAATGGATTGAAAATATATAACTTTACATAGATAGGATGGGTGGGACGGCTTGAAACAACGCATATTGCTCGTAGAGGACGACCGATCGATTAGCGAAATGGTAGAGGCTTATTTGACGTTGGAAGGCTTCCATATCGTACATGCGGCAGATGGTGAAGAAGCATTACGGTTATTTTCGCAGGAAACGTATGATTTAATATTGCTGGATGTCATGCTGCCTAAGCTGAATGGCATTGATTTTCTGAAGAAGATTAGGGAGCATAGTCTGCTTCCAGTCCTCATTTTATCTGCTAAGGATGGCGATGTGGACAAAGCTTTAGGATTAGGATTCGGAGCGGATGACTATCTGGCCAAACCGTTCTCTATGATCGAACTGCTCGCAAGAGTAAAGGCTGCGATACGCAGAGCAACGCAATACTCAGGTGTTCGGAATCAGGCAGCGCCTAGTGTACTTCGTGTTCATGAGCTTACGATCGATACGGACAATATTGATGTAAGCAAACGGGGCAAGTCGATTAAGCTTACTTCAAAGGAATGGCAGATCATAAAGCTTCTAACGTTGAACCCAACCAAAGTGTTTACGAAGGAGCAAATTTACAGATCGGTATGGAACGATGATTACTTTGGAGATGAGAATGTTATAAACGTTCATATCAGCCGTTTAAGAGAGAAGATCGAAGACGATCCATCATCGCCGCAATATATAAAGACGTTATGGGGCATCGGATATAAGCTGGGAGAATTTTAATATGGTTTATAGTTTAGTAGGTATCATTGTCATACTCGCCATTTTAAATGTCATTCAGTATCAGATGAAGCGCGCTAGAAGCTCTGGCTTACGGTATATTACAAACCAGATCAGCAGACAGCTAGAGCAGCACTCTTCGGAAATGCTGCTCCTCATGACAGATGATCGCGAATTGAAGCTGCTGCTGGTAGAGTTAAACCGCCTCTTGACAGATAATCAAAATAAGCTGGCGCAGTTTACCAAAACGAATCATTCCATGAGGAAAATGCTTGCTAACTTCTCGCATGATCTAAAAACACCGCTAACCGTCGTGCTCGGCTATGCCGAGATGATACAAGGCAGCCGCGAAATGGCATTTGAAGAAAGAGAACGTCTTCTGCGGCTTATTCATGAAAAAACGCTGGAGATCATTAAGCTGATGAACGGTTTTTTCGATTTAGCTAGATTAGAAGCGGGTGACAACGACATTACGCTATCGCGAATACATATGAACGAGCTATGCAAAAAAAGCATTTTGACCTTTTACGATTTGGTGCAGGCAAGCGGCTATGAAGCAGATATTCAAATTCCAGAAGAAGCGATCTATGCTTTAGGGAACGAGGAAGCGCTGGAGCGGGTGCTCAGCAATTTATTGTCCAATGCCATTCGTTACGGCAGCGATGGGAAGAGTATTGGGATTGCTATGAGCGTTGATGATTCGCATGTTAGGATTGACGTTTCGGATTGCGGCAAAGGGATTAGCGCTCGAAATCAGGAGCTTGTTTTTGAAAGGATGTTTACGCTGGAGGAGTCTAGAAACAAGGCTTTCCAGGGAAGTGGATTGGGCTTAACGATTACGAAAAGACTCGTGGAGGAAATGAATGGCGAGATTACATTGCATAGCATCCCATTTGAGAAAACGACGTTCACGGTTAAGCTGAGGCGCATGACCTATTAGCAACTTAAGATTTTTGTTAGAAATAAGCAACAAATAAGATAAAGGTATTCGATAAACTGAGAACTAGTTACAACATGGAAAGAAGGAGAGAACGAGTGGATTATATTTTGAGAACGAGCGGCCTGACGAAAGCATTTGAGGGCAAAGAAGTCGTAAGCAATGTAAGCATGAGCGTGCGGAAGGGTGAAATATACGGTTTCCTTGGTCCAAATGGCGCAGGGAAAACGACCGTTATGAAAATGCTCACGAATTTGATTAAGCCCACTGCGGGACAAATCGAATTGTTTAATGAGCCGCTTAGGCCTAACACGTATGATGTATTTAAAAGAATGGGAAGCATCATTGAAATGCCGGTTTTTTATGACAAGCTGACTGCCAAACAAAACCTGCAGCTGCATAACGAGTACATGGGCTGCCATGATGACAAGGTTATCGGAGAGGTGCTCGGCATGGTTGCCCTGCGTAACGTGGATGATAAAGCGGTCAAAAACTTCTCGCTTGGGATGAAACAAAGACTGGCGATCGCTAGAGCGATTATGAACAGACCTGAATTGCTCATATTGGATGAGCCGATTAATGGGCTTGATCCTGCCGGCATTAAAGAAATTCGTAATCTGCTTCAAATGCTAAGTACAGATTATGGAGTTACTATTCTCATATCGAGCCATTTGCTCAGTGAAATAGAGCAAATGGCCAATACGATTGGCGTGATCAGCGGCGGCAGGCTCATTAAACAGGTGTCGATGGCAGATGTACGGGGCCAGAACTCAGAATATATCGAGCTCATAACGCCGGATCGGACTAAGGCATGCGCTGTGCTAGCCAACGAGCTCCAGCTCACTAATTTTAAAATTATAGATGACAATATGATTCGTATCTTTGAATCGGGAGCGATGCAGACGACGATTTCAAAGTCGCTTGCACTAAATGATGTAAATATCGAGTCGCTGAACAAGAAGTACACTTCTTTGGAGCAGTATTTCCTCGATTTGATTCAAGGAGACGAGGTGAAGCATCCGTGATTAAACTTATGAAGCTGGAAATAGCGAAAATGGGATTAGGCTGGTATGTGAAGGCAGCGATTATAGCGAATGTCGCGATTGTTACGCTAATGTTTATGATCGGTTACTTTGAGGGTGTAGAAGTTAAAAACGAGATCGCAAATATTGGAGAGCTGTATATTATAGCTGGCGCTATGGTTAGATCAACGTTTATCGTCATGGCTGCCGTTCTAATTAGCAAGTTAATCATTGATGAGTATAAGAAAAAAACAATTCTAGTTATGTTTATGTACCCGGTTAGTCGCAAGAAGCTGTTTGCTTCCAAGCTGGCGATTGTAGCTATCCTTACTTTTGTTGCAATAATCATCTCGCATATTTTCACATTGTCTATGCTTATTGGCATAAATCATTTTTTTCATATTATAGAGGAAGCGCCTGTACCGCTGGATTATGCTGCGCAGCTAGCAAGCATCGTAAGCTTTGCCTTTGCAGCAGCAGGAGCAAGTTTAGTGCCGCTTTATTTCGGCATGCGCAAGCATTCGGTGCCTGCAACTATTCTCTCTTCACTCCTAATCGTCATACTGACAAGTTCGAGTAATCCTGTTTTCTCACTGGCAACCATCATTTACATTCCGCTTGCTTTAGCAGTATTTGGCGTAGCGATCGCCTGGTCAACGGTTCGGCATATCGAGAATAGGGATGTTTTGTAACACCAAAATCTATTAATTATCATAGAATATTTGAGGGTGAATAAACTAGAATCGAGATTGGTGGTGGATGACGACAATACGATTTTGGCAAAACAGAAATCAACAATGGCTACGGGTAAGCAAAAGGGGACCACATTGATGTGATCCCCTTTTGCTTGTAAAGCTTAATACTTACGCGTCTTCCCATTTCTGTTTGAAGAACAGCTGATATACCTTGGTAACAACGATTTTCAGCATCATATATACCGGTATAATAATGATTACGCCTATGATTCCAAAAGCGTCACTGCCCACCAGCACCAATAGAATAGTTGTAATAGGGTGAATATCGAGCTGTTTTCCGAAAATATAAGGTGAAATAATATTATCCTGTATTTGTTGTGAGAGTAGAATGACCACTAATGACCAAATCGCAACAGTTGGCGATTCAATTAAACCAATAATGACGATCGGTACAGCAGACAGTATGGCACCTATAAAAGGAATAAAGTTCATAATAACAGCAACGACAGTCAATAAAAGAGCATAAGGCAAACCGATGATAAGGAAGCCGATATACATCAGAACACCGAGCGCCAGATTTACAACAACTCTCCCAACAATGAATCCGCTTAGAGCCGTATCAATCTCCTGCATCGTTTTTTCACCTTCAGCATGGTATCTCTTAGGCATGAAGCTGACGATTTTCTGGCCGAATTTATCCCCTTCCTTCAACATGTAAAAAAGAAGAATAGGGAAGGTGAACAAAATGAGTGCGAAATTAGAGATAAAAGAAAACATCCCCGTTAAATAGTTAGTCAACAATGAAAATCCTTTATTCAGGTATTCGGTTATTTTTGAAAAAGGACTTACATCTTCAGGTAAAATGTCTGCTAAAAACCCGTTCTGTTCCAGATCTTGCAGCTGTTTGCCTAACGTATTGAAAAGATTAGGCGCATTATTTACTAAATTGAAAAACTGAGTGCGAAGCGAAGGAAATACGCCAACGATAAATAAACTAAACAGCACAGCAGCTGCTAAATAAATAATGAGAATGACCCAAGGTCTCTTTAATTTAGGTCGCTCCATCCAGTTTACAAGCGGGCGTAGTAGATAATAGAAAAAAGAAGCGAGCATCAACGGAATCATAACAATACTGAACAAAGAAACGAAGGGCTTGAAAATAAAATCGACAAGTGATGCTAAATAAATAATGGCAAGAACTAAAATAACAGCGAAACAAATTTTAATAAATCGGTTTAAAGAAATCAGGGCGCTCACTCCATCTGCTATGAATTGTTTTTAGTATCGAATATTATTATCGCCATTAATAAATTCGTTTAGACTAAGGGAAATCTTTTCTGTTTTTGTTTCATTTTAAAAGATTATGTACATATTATTGCATAAAAACAGAGAGGAATCTAACTCGTAAACTAATATTGAAAAATAGTTTATAAGAGTTTCGTTTGTTGAAAATTTCTTAAATATTTTTAAAGTAATGATTGAAGTTATGAGTAAAACGGAGATTATATTTACAAAAAGAAAATACATATTTTATTAAATGTAATTATATAACAGTACAAACCTAACAAATAACTATCATGAAAATGTAATACATCACATTAAAGCTTGACAGCGTTTACTATAGACATTAGTATATGATCCATTAGAGTAATGAAATCCAAAAACAAGAATATATATATTGAATATGCTATAAATTATAGTTGCAGTTAAATTGTTTTATGCTTATATTAGATATGATAAATCTATGGTTTGAAAATTCGGAAAATTATGAATATTGCAAGTTTAGAATCACTACGTTAGGAGGATTCTATTGAAAAAAGAGCTGCTGAAAATTGAGAATTTGACGACTTCTTTTCGAATTGCGGATCGTTATTACGCAGCAGTGGATGATGTGACGCTAACGGTAAAAGAAAATGAGGTTCTTGCCATAGTGGGGGAATCGGGCTCCGGCAAGAGTGCACTGGCCTATTCCATCATGGGCCTCCATACGAGAGCAAAGATAGAAGGAAATATTTATTACCAAGGACAGGACATTGTCCAGATGTCACCCTCCACGCTAAATAAATTGAGAGGGAAAGAAATAGGCATGATCTTCCAAGACCCATTATCCGCATTAAATCCCCTTATGATTATCGGTTCTCAGATTGAAGAAGTTATTCTCCTGCACCAGCCCAAACTCTCTAGTAAGGAAAGAGCGGACAGGGCGATCGAGCTTTTAACTAAAGTGGGTATTCCTCGCCCAGAGCATACATACGGGCGTTACCCCCATGAATTGTCCGGCGGGATGAGGCAGCGTGTCATTATTGCCATAGCGATTGCCAATGATCCTAAGCTATTAATTGCAGATGAACCGACTACAGCTCTGGATGTAACGATACAATTGCAAATTCTTGAATTGCTGCGGCGATTGAAGGATGAAAGCAAGGCTGGCATTGTATTAATCACGCATGACTTGGGCGTTGTGGCCGAGATGGCTGACCGAGTCGCTGTTATGTATGCCGGACAAATTGTTGAAATTGCCGATATCTACACAATCATTGCTAAAGCACAGCATCCCTATACCAGATCATTATTGCAATCGATACCAACTGTGAATGAAGCAAAGTCTAAGCTCCATGTTATTCAGGGAATTGTGCCATCTCTTCAGAACCTCCCGAGGCAGGGCTGCCGTTTTCGATCGAGGACGCCTTGGATTGCTGAGGCTGCACATGAAGTGAACCCGGAAATGCATGAGATTTCTCCGGGCCATTTCGTCAGATGCAGCTGCTACAAGCATTTTCACTTCCCTGACGAGAAGGAGGATCATCAACATGTCATTTCTTGAGATCAGCGATCTAAAGGTGCATTTTCCGAATCGCGGGAGTCTTTTCAGTAAAAAGGGTCCACCGATCAAAGCGGTAGACGGAATACAATTCTCCTTGGAGCAGGGACAGACCTATGGACTAGTAGGCGAGTCTGGCTCTGGCAAGACCACGACAGGCAGAGCTATCATCGGCTTAAATGCAATTACATCAGGAAGTGTTCTCTTCCAAGGCCAGCAGCTTGCTGCAGGCGGACTTCGAAGCCATGCAGGCTTCCGCAGAGATATTCAAATGATCTTCCAAGATCCCTATTCCTCCTTGAATCCTAAGAAACGCGTGCTTGATATTATCGCTGAGCCGCTGCGAAATTTTGAGAAGCAGTCTGCTGGCGAAGAGAAGCGTAGTGTACAACAATTATTGGAGCAAGTGGGCTTGAGCCCAGAATCGATTTATAAATATCCTCATGAATTTTCGGGAGGCCAGCGGCAGCGAATTGGGATTGCGAGAGCCATCGCTTTAAAACCAAAGCTGATTATAGCCGATGAACCTGTGTCAGCGCTGGACGTCTCCGTTCAAGCGCAGGTACTAAACTTCATGCAGGATATTCAGAAAGAGCTAAACCTTACTTATCTGCTCATTAGTCATGATCTCGGCATTATAAGGCATATGTGCGATCATATTGGCATTATGTACAAAGGCCGTTACGTTGAACGAGGAACGACAGCTGATATATTCAATCAGCCTCAGCATATTTATACGAAGCGTCTTATCTCGGCTATTCCTGACATTGATCCAACGAAGCGAGAGGAAAAACACTCGTTTCGCAAAGCGGTAAAGGCGGAATATGAACAAGCCTATGAGAATTATTTTGACGAGGATGGTTTGGCTTATCCGTTAAAACCCGTTTCAGAAACACATTTCGTGGCTTTGCCTGGGAGAGGGTGAGGACGATGTGGCGCACAGTTTTACGAAGAATAGTCATTATGATCCCTCAAATTATATTGTTAAGCATCCTCGTCTTTCTAATAGCCAAGGCCATGCCGGGGGACGCATTGACTGGACTGATCGATCCAAGTATAGACCCCGCTGCGATGGATGCACAGCGTGAGAGGCTAGGCCTTAACAATCCGTGGTATGTGCAGTATTGGGACTGGATTACGAAAGCTGTGCAAGGTGACTTCGGACAGTCGTTTCGTTTCAAAATGCCAGTGTCTGATCTGATTGGCCAGCGCATGATGAATACCGTTTGGTTATCCATCGTCACTCTAATCCTTACTTACTTGATTGCAATACCGCTTGGGATTACAAGCGGCCGCTATAACGACACATGGGGAGATCGATTGATTACAGGATATACCTATATTGGATTTGCGGCCCCGCTATTTATTTTCGCTTTATTAATGTTATGGGTGTTCGGCTTTCATTTTGGTTGGTTTCCAACAGGGGGAAGCGTCGCTCCAGGACTGGAACCAAGTACTCTTCAATATGCTATGAGCAAATTTTATCATTTGCTGCTCCCAGCCATCTCGATGGCTCTTATCGCAACCGTGTCGACGGTTCAATATCTTCGAAGCGAAATCATTGATACGAAGCAAAAGGATTTCATTATCACAGCAAGAGCAAAAGGCGCCTCAGAATCCCGCGTATATAATCGCCATATTTTAAGAAATTCGTTATTGCCGATCGCAGCTTTTTTTGGTTATGAAATTACTGGACTCATCGGAGGCACGGTGTTCATAGAGGGGATCTTCAGTTATCCAGGAATGGGTCAACTATTCTTAAGCTCTATCGCTCTGCGGGATTTCAGCGTCGTTACTGCGCTTGTTTTATTGTATGGAGTGGCTTCTATTGTTGGGGCATTAATCTCTGACATTGTTTTGAGTATCGTTGATCCTCGTATTCGAATTAAATAAGAACTCGAGATGTTGAGGTGAAAGAAATGAGAAAGACGAACATTCCCATAACCGCGCTCCAGGTGCCGGATAAAAGCCCGTCAAGCTTGAATATTATTTGGCGGGAAATCGTACGAGACAAAGTCGCATTCGTATCCTTAATTTTTTTGAGCGTAGTTATTCTTTCTGTGTATGGGATCTCGCTTGTTCTGAATCAGGAGCAAATTGTATCGGTTGATTTATTTGCACTGAAAAAGCCGCCGTCATCCGAGCATTTGTTAGGTACGGACTATGGAGGCCGCGATGTTTTTGGGCAATTAATTATTGGGACTCGAAATTCATTAACGATTGCTATTATTGTTACTGCGTTTACAGGAGTAATTGGCGTATGTGTTGGACTCATTTCTGGTTATTTCGGTGGTACGGTTGACAATATCTTTATGAGATTTGTTGACTTCTTTATGATCCTGCCGACCTTGATGATCGTGATCGCGTTTGTTACAGCCGTGCCCAAATATAATATTTGGTCGTTCTCGCTTATCATGACCGCTTTTTTGTGGATGGGGATTGCAAGATTAATTCGTTCGAAAGCGCTGCAGGAGAAGGAGCTTGATTATGTTCAGGCATCCAAAACATTAGGCTCCTCCAATTTTAAAATCATGATGGTCCAGGTATTGCCGAATTTAAGTTCCATCATAATTGTAACGATGACTTTGAACTTGGCGGCAAATATCGGTTTAGAGTCTGGACTATCGTTTCTTGGCTTCGGGTTTCCTGAGAGCATGCCCAGCTTAGGCACGTTAGTCAGCTATGCTAGAGACCCGCAAACGCTCGAGCTTAGATGGTGGATATGGTTACCTGCATCGATACTGATTTTGGTACTGATGTTGAGTATAAACAATGTCGGTCAAGCGCTAAAGCGTGCGACGGATGCAAGACAAAGAAAAGGATAATAAAGGAGGAGAATGATGGTGAAGAAGAACACGATGTTTTCAAGGTCTTTATTTTTACCGCTTATGGTGGCATTGCTAGTCTTTCTTGCAGCTTGTTCATCTAATAATGGGAGTGCAGACACGCCGAGCCCGACTGATGGTGCGGCGAAGCCAACGGAGAGTGCCGCTCCTGCGGAAACCGAGAAGCCTGCTCCAGACGATGGTCTTTATTCCATTGAGGATTTCAGCAATGTGAAGAAAAATGAGGGCGAAGCCATAAAGGGTGGTTCCATTACATTTGGCCTTGTATCAGATACACCATTTGAAGGGACACTGAACTGGAACTTTTATTCCGGTGATCCGGATTCACAAGTGCTAAACTGGTTTGATGAAGGGCTGCTTACTTGGGATAAAAGCTATGTATATACGAATGATGGGGCAGCAACGTATGAAGTGTCTGAGGATGGCAAAACATTTACGCTTACGATTCGCGATAATGTAAACTGGCATGACGGCAAGCCAGTAACTGCAGAGGATTGGTTATTCGCTCATGAAGTCATCGGCAACCCCAAATATGACGGTCCACGGTATGATTCGAATTTCACTAATATCGTAGGGATGACGGAATTCCATGAAGGAAAAGCAAAAACGATCTCAGGAATTGAAGTGTTAAGCGAGAAAAAGCTTAAAATTACGTATATTCAATCATCTCCTTCCCTTTTGACCGGTGGTGTATGGAACTATCCATTAGCGAAGCACATATTCGGCAATATGGATGTGGCTAAAATTTCGGCTTCTCCAGAGGTTCGTGAGAAACCAATCGGCTTTGGGCCATTTAAAGTAAAAAGTATCGTTCCTGGGGAATCTGTTGTTTTTGAGAAAAATACAGATTACTGGCGCGGTGAGCCTGCACTAGATGAGGTTGTATTGAAAGTAATTAACCAAACAACCGTTGTACAACAATTGAAAACCGGCGGTGTTGATCTCGTTGATGCCTTCCCAGCGGATCAATATCCAGATAATGCGAGTCTATCAAATCTTGAATACTTAGGTGCAATTGACCGTGCATATACGTATATTGGCTTTAAACTAGGCAAGTGGGATGCCGAGGCTGGCAAAGTCGTTCCTGATCCTAAATCGAAAATGGGCGATGTGAACTTGCGGAAAGCGATG from Paenibacillus sp. FSL K6-3182 carries:
- a CDS encoding ABC transporter permease, which produces MRKTNIPITALQVPDKSPSSLNIIWREIVRDKVAFVSLIFLSVVILSVYGISLVLNQEQIVSVDLFALKKPPSSEHLLGTDYGGRDVFGQLIIGTRNSLTIAIIVTAFTGVIGVCVGLISGYFGGTVDNIFMRFVDFFMILPTLMIVIAFVTAVPKYNIWSFSLIMTAFLWMGIARLIRSKALQEKELDYVQASKTLGSSNFKIMMVQVLPNLSSIIIVTMTLNLAANIGLESGLSFLGFGFPESMPSLGTLVSYARDPQTLELRWWIWLPASILILVLMLSINNVGQALKRATDARQRKG
- a CDS encoding ATP-binding cassette domain-containing protein, giving the protein MSFLEISDLKVHFPNRGSLFSKKGPPIKAVDGIQFSLEQGQTYGLVGESGSGKTTTGRAIIGLNAITSGSVLFQGQQLAAGGLRSHAGFRRDIQMIFQDPYSSLNPKKRVLDIIAEPLRNFEKQSAGEEKRSVQQLLEQVGLSPESIYKYPHEFSGGQRQRIGIARAIALKPKLIIADEPVSALDVSVQAQVLNFMQDIQKELNLTYLLISHDLGIIRHMCDHIGIMYKGRYVERGTTADIFNQPQHIYTKRLISAIPDIDPTKREEKHSFRKAVKAEYEQAYENYFDEDGLAYPLKPVSETHFVALPGRG
- a CDS encoding AI-2E family transporter produces the protein MISLNRFIKICFAVILVLAIIYLASLVDFIFKPFVSLFSIVMIPLMLASFFYYLLRPLVNWMERPKLKRPWVILIIYLAAAVLFSLFIVGVFPSLRTQFFNLVNNAPNLFNTLGKQLQDLEQNGFLADILPEDVSPFSKITEYLNKGFSLLTNYLTGMFSFISNFALILFTFPILLFYMLKEGDKFGQKIVSFMPKRYHAEGEKTMQEIDTALSGFIVGRVVVNLALGVLMYIGFLIIGLPYALLLTVVAVIMNFIPFIGAILSAVPIVIIGLIESPTVAIWSLVVILLSQQIQDNIISPYIFGKQLDIHPITTILLVLVGSDAFGIIGVIIIIPVYMMLKIVVTKVYQLFFKQKWEDA
- the opp4B gene encoding oligopeptide ABC transporter permease; this encodes MWRTVLRRIVIMIPQIILLSILVFLIAKAMPGDALTGLIDPSIDPAAMDAQRERLGLNNPWYVQYWDWITKAVQGDFGQSFRFKMPVSDLIGQRMMNTVWLSIVTLILTYLIAIPLGITSGRYNDTWGDRLITGYTYIGFAAPLFIFALLMLWVFGFHFGWFPTGGSVAPGLEPSTLQYAMSKFYHLLLPAISMALIATVSTVQYLRSEIIDTKQKDFIITARAKGASESRVYNRHILRNSLLPIAAFFGYEITGLIGGTVFIEGIFSYPGMGQLFLSSIALRDFSVVTALVLLYGVASIVGALISDIVLSIVDPRIRIK
- a CDS encoding ABC transporter ATP-binding protein, with protein sequence MKKELLKIENLTTSFRIADRYYAAVDDVTLTVKENEVLAIVGESGSGKSALAYSIMGLHTRAKIEGNIYYQGQDIVQMSPSTLNKLRGKEIGMIFQDPLSALNPLMIIGSQIEEVILLHQPKLSSKERADRAIELLTKVGIPRPEHTYGRYPHELSGGMRQRVIIAIAIANDPKLLIADEPTTALDVTIQLQILELLRRLKDESKAGIVLITHDLGVVAEMADRVAVMYAGQIVEIADIYTIIAKAQHPYTRSLLQSIPTVNEAKSKLHVIQGIVPSLQNLPRQGCRFRSRTPWIAEAAHEVNPEMHEISPGHFVRCSCYKHFHFPDEKEDHQHVIS